One Stigmatopora nigra isolate UIUO_SnigA chromosome 1, RoL_Snig_1.1, whole genome shotgun sequence DNA segment encodes these proteins:
- the usp21 gene encoding ubiquitin carboxyl-terminal hydrolase 21 isoform X1 yields the protein MPGADRVNEEGSCKALCRTLVSQNGLQREAADISQSVLYTSLMGLLLVADNEKELLALGSGRAGLKNIGNTCFLNAIVQCLSHTRGLRDYCLLKSYRHEKFSKEEPRLTEAFSQVLSGLWDTKEEDPVVNPRQFYNIFKDAVPYFSGYSQQDAQEFLRFLLEKLHTEVNRRPYLRRPLKDPEQKYARFRISEEAAVTWKKHLDHDDSKIVDLFSGQLRSSLHCSICSHYSNTFDVFCDLSLPIPKRCTTGEVTLKECLDLFSQEERLDKENSPMCERCNRHTESTKKLSIQRFPHVIVIHLNRFTTSRWSISKSTAFVSFPLTNLDLGPYGPIDCGPILYDLYAICNHIGTVNMGHYTACCCDDKGWCYYNDSSVTSVSETQLQTNQAYILFYQRKNNTITPRK from the exons ATGCCCGGAGCCGACCGCGTCAACGAAGAAGGTTCCTGTAAGGCCTTGTGTCGAACCTTGGTGTCCCAGAATGGCTTGCAGAGAGAGGCAGCCGATATCTCCCAGTCTGTCCTCTATACCTCCCTGATGGGGCTTCTGCTGGTCGCTGACAACGAG AAGGAGCTTCTTGCATTAGGAAGTGGGAGGGCTGGTCTTAAAAATATTGGCAATACT TGTTTCTTGAATGCAATAGTCCAGTGTTTGTCTCACACTCGTGGACTGCGGGACTACTGTCTCCTGAAATCCTACAGACACGAGAAATTTTCCAAGGAGGAGCCAAGACTTACAGAAG CGTTCTCTCAGGTATTGTCTGGACTTTGGGATACAAAAGAAGAGGACCCGGTTGTAAATCCTCGACAgttttacaatattttcaaagatGCTGTGCCTTACTTCAGCGGTTACAG TCAACAGGATGCTCAGGAGTTTCTCAGGTTCCTTTTAGAAAAACTACACACTGAAGTCAACCGCAGGCCCTACCTTAGACGTCCGTTAAAGGACCCAGAGCAAAAATATGCTAGATTTAG GATTTCTGAGGAAGCAGCTGTCACGTGGAAAAAGCATCTAGATCACGATGACAGCAAGATAGTTG ATTTGTTTTCGGGCCAGTTGCGCAGCTCGCTGCACTGCTCCATATGCTCCCACTATTCCAACACATTTGATGTTTTCTGCGACCTCTCACTGCCCATTCCCAAACGCTGCACTACTGGAGAGGTCACATTGAAGGAGTGTTTGGACCTTTTCTCTCAGGAGGAGAGATTGGACAAGGAGAATTCTCCT ATGTGTGAGAGGTGTAATAGGCATACAGAAAGTACCAAGAAGTTGTCCATCCAGAGGTTTCCCCATGTTATTGTGATAC ACCTGAACCGCTTCACTACGTCACGATGGTCGATCAGCAAAAGCACCGCCTTTGTGTCCTTTCCACTCACCAATCTTGACCTCGGGCCCTACGGACCTATTGACTGTG GACCAATATTGTATGATTTATATGCAATATGTAATCACATTGGAACTGTCAACATGGGTCACTACACAGCCTGTTGTTGTGATGATAAAGGATGGTGCTACTACAATGATTCCAG CGTGACATCAGTTTCTGAGACACAGCTTCAGACCAATCAAGCCTACATATTATTCTACCAACGCAAGAACAACACCATTACTCCAAGAAAGTAG
- the usp21 gene encoding ubiquitin carboxyl-terminal hydrolase 21 isoform X2 has translation MGLLLVADNEKELLALGSGRAGLKNIGNTCFLNAIVQCLSHTRGLRDYCLLKSYRHEKFSKEEPRLTEAFSQVLSGLWDTKEEDPVVNPRQFYNIFKDAVPYFSGYSQQDAQEFLRFLLEKLHTEVNRRPYLRRPLKDPEQKYARFRISEEAAVTWKKHLDHDDSKIVDLFSGQLRSSLHCSICSHYSNTFDVFCDLSLPIPKRCTTGEVTLKECLDLFSQEERLDKENSPMCERCNRHTESTKKLSIQRFPHVIVIHLNRFTTSRWSISKSTAFVSFPLTNLDLGPYGPIDCGPILYDLYAICNHIGTVNMGHYTACCCDDKGWCYYNDSSVTSVSETQLQTNQAYILFYQRKNNTITPRK, from the exons ATGGGGCTTCTGCTGGTCGCTGACAACGAG AAGGAGCTTCTTGCATTAGGAAGTGGGAGGGCTGGTCTTAAAAATATTGGCAATACT TGTTTCTTGAATGCAATAGTCCAGTGTTTGTCTCACACTCGTGGACTGCGGGACTACTGTCTCCTGAAATCCTACAGACACGAGAAATTTTCCAAGGAGGAGCCAAGACTTACAGAAG CGTTCTCTCAGGTATTGTCTGGACTTTGGGATACAAAAGAAGAGGACCCGGTTGTAAATCCTCGACAgttttacaatattttcaaagatGCTGTGCCTTACTTCAGCGGTTACAG TCAACAGGATGCTCAGGAGTTTCTCAGGTTCCTTTTAGAAAAACTACACACTGAAGTCAACCGCAGGCCCTACCTTAGACGTCCGTTAAAGGACCCAGAGCAAAAATATGCTAGATTTAG GATTTCTGAGGAAGCAGCTGTCACGTGGAAAAAGCATCTAGATCACGATGACAGCAAGATAGTTG ATTTGTTTTCGGGCCAGTTGCGCAGCTCGCTGCACTGCTCCATATGCTCCCACTATTCCAACACATTTGATGTTTTCTGCGACCTCTCACTGCCCATTCCCAAACGCTGCACTACTGGAGAGGTCACATTGAAGGAGTGTTTGGACCTTTTCTCTCAGGAGGAGAGATTGGACAAGGAGAATTCTCCT ATGTGTGAGAGGTGTAATAGGCATACAGAAAGTACCAAGAAGTTGTCCATCCAGAGGTTTCCCCATGTTATTGTGATAC ACCTGAACCGCTTCACTACGTCACGATGGTCGATCAGCAAAAGCACCGCCTTTGTGTCCTTTCCACTCACCAATCTTGACCTCGGGCCCTACGGACCTATTGACTGTG GACCAATATTGTATGATTTATATGCAATATGTAATCACATTGGAACTGTCAACATGGGTCACTACACAGCCTGTTGTTGTGATGATAAAGGATGGTGCTACTACAATGATTCCAG CGTGACATCAGTTTCTGAGACACAGCTTCAGACCAATCAAGCCTACATATTATTCTACCAACGCAAGAACAACACCATTACTCCAAGAAAGTAG